Below is a genomic region from uncultured Fusobacterium sp..
TAAGAGTTATTAAAGTAGAGGATACAATAACTACAATGCAAGAGTTAGCAAAGGAATATAGAAAAGCCTTAAATATAAAAGTTATAGCTATTACTGGTAGCAATGGAAAAACTTCTACTAAAGATATGATTTTCTCTATATTATCTCAAAAATATAGATGTAAAAAAACGGAAGGAAATTATAATAACCATATTGGATTACCATTTACTATATTACAGCTTAAAGATGAAGATGAAGTTTCTGTACTTGAGATGGGAATGAGTGGTTTTGGAGAAATAGACGCTCTTTGTAAAATTGCTCAGCCTGATTATGGAGTTATAACTAATATAGGAGATTCTCATTTGGAATTTTTAAAAACAAGAGAAAATGTTTTTAAAGCAAAAGGTGAATTAATAAAATATGTTTCTTCTGATAATTTAATCATATTTGGTGATGACAAGTTCTTAAAAACTGTTAATGGAATAACTGTTGGATATGAGAAAGAGAATAAGTATCAAATAATGAATTTTAAAGAGGAAGAAAATGGAATAGAGTTTTCTTTAAATAATGAAGAATATAAAATCTCTCTAAATGGTAAACATAATTGTATCAATGGAGCTATTGGAATTGTAATAGGAAGAAAGTTTAATTTAACAACTTGTGAAATTCAAAGAGGATTAGATAATTTAGTTTTAACTCCTATGAGATTTCAAAAAATAGTAAAAGGAGATACTATTTATATTAATGATGCATATAATGCTAGCCCTATATCTATGAAATATTCATTAGAGACCTTTGATAAGTTATATAATAATATGTTAAAAATAGTTGTTTTAGGTGATATGTTAGAGTTAGGTGAAAATGAGATAGAATACCACTATGAAGTGATAGAAAATGCTTTAAAAATAAGAGCTGATAAAATCTATATTTATGGAGAAAGAATGAAAAAAGCTTTTGAAAGAGTAGAAAAAAATTTAAAGCTAGAGTGGTTACCAGAAAAGCAATTAATAGTAGATAGTATTGAAAAACATTTTCCTCAATCTAAGGCAATTTTATTAAAAGGCTCAAGAGGAATGAAAATGGAAGATATAATAAAAGGATAGGGAGATAAGATGTTTTATTTAATAGGAGAGTATTTTCAAAGTTTACAATTTTTAAAATCAATTTATTTAAGAAGTTTTTTAGCTTTTGTAGTAGCATTTGTAATAGTATTAATAGCTGGAAAGCCATTTATTAATTTTTTAAAAGTAAAAAAATATGGCGAAAAGATAAGAGAAGAAGGTCCAGCAACTCATATGTCTAAAAAAGGAACTCCTACAATGGGAGGAGTACTAATAATTTTAGCTATTCTTATTACAAACATAGTAATTTCTGATATAAGTAATAAAATTATAATTTTACTTTTATTAAGTATGATGGGATTTGCAGGAATAGGATTTATAGACGACTATAAAAAATTTACTGTAAATAAAAAAGGACTTTCTGGAAAGAAAAAACTTTTAGGACAAGGAATAATAGCAGTAATTGTTTGGGCTTTTGTAAATTATTTTGGATTAACAGGAGATAGACTTATAGATCTTTCAATTATAAATCCAATATATGCTAAAAATATGTTGTATATTGGTGGAATTGGAATGTTAATTTTTGTTTTAATAATTTTAATGGGAACTTCAAATGCTGTAAATATAACAGATGGATTAGATGGACTAGCAATAATGCCTATGGTAATATGTTCAGCAATTTTAGGAGTAGTTGCATATTTTACAGGACATATAGAATTGAGTAGACACTTAAATCTTTTCTATATAGAGGGATCAGGAGAGATAACAGTATTTTTATCTGCTGTATGTGGAGCAGGATTAGGATTTTTATGGTATAATTTCTATCCAGCACAGATTTTTATGGGAGATACAGGTTCTTTAACATTAGGTGGAATTTTAGGAGTAGTTGCAATACTTTTAAAACAAGAATTAATTTTACCAATAATTGGTGGAGTTTTTGTAATGGAAGCACTTTCAGTAATAATTCAAGTAGGATCTTTTAAATTAAGAGGAAAAAGAGTATTTAAAATGGCTCCAATACATCATCATTTTGAGTTGTGTGGACTTGCAGAAACAAAAGTAACAATGAGATTCTGGATAGCTACTTTAATATTTGGAATAATAGCTCTAGGAATAATAAGAATGAGAGGAATACTTTAAAATATATAACCACGGGGAATAACCGTGGTTATATATCTATTATAAGAAAAAATAAAGAAAAGAGGTATATTTATGAAAAAAGTCATGATTTTTGGAGCAGGAGTAAGTGGTTTAGGAGCTAAGAAACTTTTAGAACATATGGGATATGAAACTATTTTAGTAGATGATAAAGTTGGAATTTCTTCAAAGGAAGGAATAAGTTATTTAGATGAGATTGAATTTTTTATAAAGAGTCCAGGAGTTCCATATAATGAGTTAGTTTTAGAAGCTAAAAAAAAATCTATAAAAATTATAGATGAAATTGAATTGTGCTATGAATATATGATAAAATATAATGCTAGCACAAAAATAATTGCTGTTACTGGAACAAATGGAAAAACAACAACAACAACTAAAATAACAGAGTTACTTAAGTTCAATGGATATAAAGCTGAGTATGCTGGAAATATAGGTGTGAGTTTTGCAGATCTTCTTTTAAGAGATGAAAAATTAGATTATATTGTATTAGAATTAAGTTCTTTTCAATTGGAGAATTTAATTGATTTTAAACCTTTCATCTCTATGATAATAAATCTTACTCCAGATCATCTAGCTAGATATAAAAATGTGGATGAATATTATGATACTAAATTTAACATTTGTAAAAATCAAGATGATAAGGAATATTTTATTTTAAATGTTGATTCTCAGGAGATTTTAAAAAGAATAGATTTAGTACATGGAAATATAATAGAGATATCTCAAAATAAGAAAAGAGATTGTTATGTAAAGAATAATAGATTATTTTGGAGAGATGAGGAGATTTTAGATACAGATAAAGTAACTTTAAAAGGAAAACACAATTTAGAAAATATACTATTTATTGTTAGTGTTGGAAAACTTTGTGGAATATCAAATGAGAAGATTAGAGAATTTTTATATCAAACAAAAACATTAGAACATAGAATGGAAGAGTTTTATGAATATGGAAAAATGAAATTTATAAATGATTCAAAGGGAACAAATATTGATTCTACTGTTTTTGCTGTAGAGGCTTTTGATAATTGTGTATTAATTTGTGGTGGTTATGATAAAAAATTAGATTGGGATCCTTTAATAACTCTTATAAAAGAGCATACAGAGTGTGTATATTTAATTGGGGAGATAGGAGAAGAGTTAAATAGAAGACTTTTAAATCAAGGATATAATAAGGAAAATATTCATTTTTTAAAAGAGTTAAAGCTATGTTTAGAAGATATTAAAGAAAGATTTTCTAAAGATGAAGAAAGAATTATACTATTTTCTCCTGCAACTTCAAGTTATGATCAATTTAAAAACTTTGAACATAGAGGACAGGTATTTAAAGAGTTAGTAAGAGAGATTTTTGGTAGGTGAGAAGATTGAAAAAGGTAATCTTGACGACAGGAGGAACAGGAGGACATATATATCCAGCTCTTTCAGTTGCAGAAGGATTAAAAAAAAGAGGAATAGATGTTCTATTTGTAGGAACTAGTATAAGAATGGAAAAAGATATTGTTCCTAAAGCAGGATTTAGATTTATAGGATTAGATATAGCTCCTCCAAGAACTATAAAAAATATATTTGGTTATTTAAAAGGTGTAATAAAGGGAATAGGTATAGTTTGGAAAGAGAAACCAGATGTCATCATAGGATTTGGAAACTATATCTCTATACCAGTTTTAATAGGTGGAGTTTTATTTAGAAAAAAATTATATTTACAGGAGCAAAATGCAAATTTAGGGGGAACTAATAAGTTATTTTATAGATTTGCTGAAAAAATATTTCTAGCTTTTGAAAAAACTTATGATGATATTCCAATGAAGTATCAGATGAAGTGCTTAGTTACAGGAAATCCTTTAAGAGAGGAAATATATAGTATAAACTGTCATGAAGAGAGAGAAAGATTAAAAGTAGAAAATAATGAGAAAATACTTTTAATAACAGGTGGGAGCTTAGGAGCAAAAGAGATAAATGATGCTGTTTTAAAAAATTGGGATAGAATTTTAGAGGATAAGAATATTAGACTTTATTGGGCTACTGGAGAGAAAAATTATGATGATATTGTAAAAAATATCAGTAGGACAAAAATTCAAGATACAGTTAGACCATATTTTGAAAATATGATAAATATAATGGCAGCAGCAGATTTAGTAGTTTGTAGAGCAGGGGCTTTGACAATTTCTGAGATAATTCAATTGGGAAAACCAGCAATTGTAGTTCCTTATAATTCAATAAAAGTTGGACAATATGCTAATGGAAAACTTTTGAAAGATGTAGGAGCAGCTCTAATGTATAAAAATTCAGAAGCTAATCTTGCTATAGAAAAAGCTTTTGAATTACTAGAAAATCAAAGTGAATTAGACAGTATGAAGATAAATATTAGAAATTTAAAGAAAGAGAATGCTGTAGAGAAAATAATAGAATCTCTTGATATTTGGAGGAATTAAATTGAAAAGAATATATTTTATAGGAATAAATGGAATTGGAATGAGTGGACTTGCAAAGATTATGAAATGTAAAGGATATGAAGTTGAAGGAAGTGACTTAAGTCGTTCTTATGTAACTGATGAATTAGAAAGTATGGGAATTACAGTTCATCCTGAACATTCAGAAAAAAATCTTGAGGGAAAACATTTTGATATGATAATAGCTTCAAGTGCAATAAAAAAAGAGAATCCTGAATATATTTATGCCCTTGAAAATGGAATAAAAGTAGTTAAAAGAGGGGAACTTTTAGCAATGTTATTAAATGAAGAGTGTGGAATAGCTGTAGCTGGAACACATGGAAAAACAACAACAAGTTCTATGGCAGCTTCAGTTATGTTATCTCTTGATCCAACTATTGTAGTAGGAGGAATCTTACCAGAAATAGGATCAAATGCTAAACCAGGAAAATCAAATTATTTTATAGCTGAAGCAGATGAAAGTGACAATTCATTTTTATATATGAATCCAACATATTCAATTATAACTAATATTGAAGCTGATCATTTAGAAAATCATGGTTCATTAGAAAATATAATAAAATCTTTCTCTAAATTTATAGATCAAACTTCTAAAGAGGTTTTTATCTGTTCTGACTGTGAAATCTTAAGAGGATTAGCAGCAAC
It encodes:
- the murF gene encoding UDP-N-acetylmuramoyl-tripeptide--D-alanyl-D-alanine ligase; this translates as MKILTEILSKKYNLDKIQEISNVVMDSRKVEKGDLFLAINNGNNYIDEVLAKDVALVIADNYMGNDVRVIKVEDTITTMQELAKEYRKALNIKVIAITGSNGKTSTKDMIFSILSQKYRCKKTEGNYNNHIGLPFTILQLKDEDEVSVLEMGMSGFGEIDALCKIAQPDYGVITNIGDSHLEFLKTRENVFKAKGELIKYVSSDNLIIFGDDKFLKTVNGITVGYEKENKYQIMNFKEEENGIEFSLNNEEYKISLNGKHNCINGAIGIVIGRKFNLTTCEIQRGLDNLVLTPMRFQKIVKGDTIYINDAYNASPISMKYSLETFDKLYNNMLKIVVLGDMLELGENEIEYHYEVIENALKIRADKIYIYGERMKKAFERVEKNLKLEWLPEKQLIVDSIEKHFPQSKAILLKGSRGMKMEDIIKG
- the mraY gene encoding phospho-N-acetylmuramoyl-pentapeptide-transferase, giving the protein MFYLIGEYFQSLQFLKSIYLRSFLAFVVAFVIVLIAGKPFINFLKVKKYGEKIREEGPATHMSKKGTPTMGGVLIILAILITNIVISDISNKIIILLLLSMMGFAGIGFIDDYKKFTVNKKGLSGKKKLLGQGIIAVIVWAFVNYFGLTGDRLIDLSIINPIYAKNMLYIGGIGMLIFVLIILMGTSNAVNITDGLDGLAIMPMVICSAILGVVAYFTGHIELSRHLNLFYIEGSGEITVFLSAVCGAGLGFLWYNFYPAQIFMGDTGSLTLGGILGVVAILLKQELILPIIGGVFVMEALSVIIQVGSFKLRGKRVFKMAPIHHHFELCGLAETKVTMRFWIATLIFGIIALGIIRMRGIL
- the murD gene encoding UDP-N-acetylmuramoyl-L-alanine--D-glutamate ligase, with protein sequence MKKVMIFGAGVSGLGAKKLLEHMGYETILVDDKVGISSKEGISYLDEIEFFIKSPGVPYNELVLEAKKKSIKIIDEIELCYEYMIKYNASTKIIAVTGTNGKTTTTTKITELLKFNGYKAEYAGNIGVSFADLLLRDEKLDYIVLELSSFQLENLIDFKPFISMIINLTPDHLARYKNVDEYYDTKFNICKNQDDKEYFILNVDSQEILKRIDLVHGNIIEISQNKKRDCYVKNNRLFWRDEEILDTDKVTLKGKHNLENILFIVSVGKLCGISNEKIREFLYQTKTLEHRMEEFYEYGKMKFINDSKGTNIDSTVFAVEAFDNCVLICGGYDKKLDWDPLITLIKEHTECVYLIGEIGEELNRRLLNQGYNKENIHFLKELKLCLEDIKERFSKDEERIILFSPATSSYDQFKNFEHRGQVFKELVREIFGR
- the murG gene encoding undecaprenyldiphospho-muramoylpentapeptide beta-N-acetylglucosaminyltransferase, which encodes MRRLKKVILTTGGTGGHIYPALSVAEGLKKRGIDVLFVGTSIRMEKDIVPKAGFRFIGLDIAPPRTIKNIFGYLKGVIKGIGIVWKEKPDVIIGFGNYISIPVLIGGVLFRKKLYLQEQNANLGGTNKLFYRFAEKIFLAFEKTYDDIPMKYQMKCLVTGNPLREEIYSINCHEERERLKVENNEKILLITGGSLGAKEINDAVLKNWDRILEDKNIRLYWATGEKNYDDIVKNISRTKIQDTVRPYFENMINIMAAADLVVCRAGALTISEIIQLGKPAIVVPYNSIKVGQYANGKLLKDVGAALMYKNSEANLAIEKAFELLENQSELDSMKINIRNLKKENAVEKIIESLDIWRN